One genomic region from Chionomys nivalis chromosome 17, mChiNiv1.1, whole genome shotgun sequence encodes:
- the Snu13 gene encoding NHP2-like protein 1 — protein sequence MTEADVNPKAYPLADAHLTKKLLDLVQQSCNYKQLRKGANEATKTLNRGISEFIVMAADAEPLEIILHLPLLCEDKNVPYVFVRSKQALGRACGVSRPVIACSVTIKEGSQLKQQIQSIQQSIERLLV from the exons ACAGAGGCTGATGTGAACCCGAAGGCCTATCCCCTCGCAGATGCCCACCTCACCAAGAAGCTGCTGGACCTTGTTCAGCAGTCGTGCAACTACAAGCAGCTTCGGAAAGGAGCCAACGAGG CCACCAAAACCCTCAACAGAGGCATCTCTGAGTTCATCGTGATGGCAGCAGACGCTGAGCCCTTGGAGATCATCCTGCACCTCCCACTGCTGTGTGAAGACAAGAATGTCCCCTATGTATTTGTGCGCTCCAAGCAGGCCCTAGGACGGGCCTGTGGGGTCTCCAGACCTGTCATCGCCTGTTCTGTTACCATCAAAGAAGGCTCTCAGCTAAAGCAGCAGATCCAGTCCATCCAGCAGTCTATCGAAAGGCTCCTGGTGTAG